The Bombus pascuorum chromosome 5, iyBomPasc1.1, whole genome shotgun sequence genome segment ttaatggtaatattacaaaaataatttaattgatacaaattttaaaaatatgaaaatcaattaaaccTTTCTACCCTcccatttttctatttctttatattcctCTACTCAAGTGTACCCAGCCCTATTTAAAATGTCTatctatgtatttatttcataaaaattctaccCAATATATTCATCAATTCCACCGCACTACATTCCCCGAATAATACTGTACCTCCATCCGCAACAACTCCACCAAAATGGGAAGTCCCTTCTCCTTCCTCACAGCCGCGCGAATTTCAATACTTGGCTGCCAGTAGCAGGCTGCGAGGTTCTGAAGCGCCCCAGCCGCCGCCTCAAGAGTCTCCGGATTTGAGCATGTCTGCAGCAATTTCAAATAAGATTGTACCACTTCTGGTTGCCAGAGTAGCTCCATTCCTCTGACGGGTTCCGTTCTAGGGCTGGTAGTGCGAGATGCGGTCGTTTCTTTTTGCACTGGTTGACcatccttcttcttcttgctgCCGCCAAAGCAACCCAAATTTTCACCTAAGGCACAGTAATTTGAAATTGACATTAATTACAGGAAAGGATCGTGatcaaagtattaaaaatcttttttttttttttttttggttgaAACTAAAGCGAGgctgaaacataaaatatttgtgaacCACAGCAGGGTTAAGTATAATGcttttataatgttttaatagAGATTAtgtgaattattttcagtGTATTGGCACTACTTTATCAGAGAACTACACCAATGCCTGGAACATCGCAAACAACGTGTTGACAGAACAATTGCAACCAGCCAATCATAGAAACAGGCGTACGCAAGATGCACGGAGGGGATGCACTGTTAACGCTTGATGTACACGAACTGCTGATGAAATTAATCCGAGCACTGTAAAGACGATTAATCGTAACGCTTCAAAGCACAGCAATATTTTACACATGTTCACTCTTCGCTCTACGTATTGTTGGTGTTCTCTATTTACGCGAATTATGTATGAATTTTGTGCAATGTAACGACAAGATTCGCTTTGTTTAtcgaacaaaatattcatccGGTAGAGTACGTGGCCTAATCGACGGAATCAATATTAGAACAATGATTGCAACGTCGATCACGTGGCTTGTTTGCCAACGATAGCGAACCGGTCCATAAGTTGTCGGTAGATtcatgataaaaaaaattgtcgtGTGAACAACTAAAGTAACCGTTGAGAAGCTTGGCATGCACTGACTATTCGGATTCGTtcgatgaaagaaataaaatgtcttACCTTGACATAAACTGTATGCTAAAAAGATTGAAACACATTTTTAATCCATGCTAAACTAGAAAGGATATAAAgctgtctttttttttctttttttctttgctcttttttcttttttgcttcttGTCTCTTGTAGTAGTGGGATCTCGtacgaaagaagaatttgCGATACAAGGCTCATGAGAAACAAGAGAGAAATCATAACACCGAAGGGAACACAAAGATTAGTGTAGTTGCAAAGAGATACATACTAATCGACTGGTAATATGTGCTATTGCTAGTTAGGGTATCGTCGTCTCGCAAAGACATCGTTCCATCATTATCACGAATACACGCAATTATGTTGGATCAAATGTGTAAGCGGTATATCAACAGAGACGTAAGCACTACAACGAATGTTCAGTGTACACAGATGTGGAATATATCATTTTGATAGACTTAAGAAAGTATACGGGGTCAACTACGACTCCTAATTACTACCTTGCACGTTTCACACTCGATAGAATCTGAAACGTGcaatatatcattaatatgCGACTGGTTTACTGTACAATACTGTGTTGCCAAGCGGATGTATGTTTTCAAATGCTCCGTTTTCTCCGTAACAACTCGATCAACTTCATGTAAAACTATTACTAAGGGACTATCGATCCTACTTTTCGGAGAACTAATTTTCATCGTACGTCAATTTAGCCTACTCCGTGTAAGTACAGAATCATACAAAAGCAAGGCAATGTTAAGTCTCGATGCTTGAAACAACATGCTTGAACAATAGAAGAATTTTATGCTGTGAAATGGCTTTAAAACTCGTGACAAAGCTAAGAATGACcatctaaatttttaaattttatccaGGTCACAAAGTACTTTAcgaattatacattttcaattttaccacTTATCGATGATCCACAAACCTTTATTAATCTACCTTTTATTTGACACAAATCATCAAATCATCAAAACTATGTTTACAAAAAGCACGCAATACCTAAAGCTTCACAAATTGCtgataaattgcaaaattagAAATTCAGAATACTCCATAACTATTAAGCTCTGCATTACATTGCTTTTGCAATACACTGTACCACGATGGTCTGCTGCAATTTTAGCGTCACCATACCGCTCGTATATACAGAATCGATTCAATAAaacgacacaaaattacaccCGCTCGTCCTTCTTTTCCGTTTGTTGATCCGCTTATCATCAGCGCACACACAATTCGGCTGCATGCGTGTCACCACATGCCCATTGAGGGAACCCGTGTGTTTACCATGGCACGGGGGAAGGATACACTCGTGTCATTCTCGAAATGCAGGAGTATCCTCACGAGAGTCATCGACAAAACCTCACCTTTGACTGGAGCAGCTACCCTGTTCTGAACAGTCGACTGAATCGGATGTTTGTCGTAGTTTGGATCCTCCACCTCCTGACACCGATAACTCAGGTTCCGCAGAATACACACACAGTTCTCAACGATCTTGTTCCCGATGTTCGACTTCTCGATGGCGGATCGTACTACGTAAAGAAGGGCGTCGACCAAACCTTCGCACTCGCGCAGTTTCTTCCTCGCATACTCGCCAGCGCTAGAGACGTTTCTTAAGACGCCAGATGCGTTTCTGAACACGGTCGACCAGCATGTCTCGCCACTGGAAGAGCTTGGATCCCAGCCACTGTGCGGGATAATTATGTTGTTCACCACCATCGTTACGCCATCATCGATGATGGATTTCTTAAGGTCCTGgaagaatgaaaatgtaaatacgtGTATAATAGTCTATAatctatttatacatatactatttaGGTTGTCCAAAGGTTTAATAGCCAACTTCGACAGTATATTCTACTATTAAATCAGTAAATTAATTCTATCTTTgtttacataacgttatcgtCGATTAGGCTAAAAAGTGTTGagttaaatatattcgtaCAATCTTACAATTCTATCAAATATACCATACACGTCTACCCACCTCGCACGAGGATAAATTCCAAAGAACCCCCGTCACCAGTTCCTTCACGTCCGCGTCAGACGTCCTACGTAATAAATTGATCAAGGCCGGAACACCGCCAGCGTTCTTGATAGCCCTCTTATTTTCGTCGTTCTGTCTACCGTAAGACAAATTCCGCAGCGCGCCACATGCGTTCCTATACACGTCTGGATTATCGTGATCCAATAATTGCACTAACGGTGGTATTCCACCTAGACTTCGCGTCTTCTGCTTATTTGGATCGTCCATGTAGCATAGATGCTGCAGATACGCGGCAGCGTTCGCCTTGATGATGTTGTTCGGATTACTCAGGAAGCCGATCACCTCCGACAAGTTCGGATCTCGCCATCTCATAGACTTTTGATCATCGTCCAATGGACTAGCCATGCCGGGCACCACCGGATGTCGAGATTGTAGCCGTTGAAGATGAACCTCGTCGTCAAACATTCCCGGAGGAACTCCAGAGGTGAGTGGGACCGGATGGCCTTCGTCGTAACCGGGCACATCGCTAGGAACTGCGACTGGACCTACCCCGACGCCAGGGCCGTATCCAACAGGTCCATAAGGGGACGGAGACACGTAACCGTAAGCCACTTTATTCTCGTCTGAAAAAATGGGATGCCACACGAGGTTGATTACGATTCGACGATATGCAGAGCTTCCGCTAGATTGATCTAACGTTGTACTGCAGTATTCCATTAACTGGCCCGTGGGCCCGAATCTTATCTGATCACTGATCAGGTATAGAGGAACTATTGCAGGGTTGGGACTTTCATAgtcaaataagaaaaatcaacGGCTTGACAATGTATTAAAATCACAAAGAATTCAGAATGGAAGATTTAGAAGATAGCTATCCCTTTATCAGTAGTTTAtagtatatgtaaatattatatcatgaATGTTACATTTTAAATTCGATGATTTGATGAATACCATATTTGATAGTTTGCTTGGCGATAGTTCTTTCGCGGGCTACACTACTAAATTAAAAGATCGAGTGGCGAGCTTGGAATTCTAGCTTTCTAGCTGCAGATCACAGATTTGATTTCTGGGTTGCCTTCTTTTCCTTCGCTCCAATATATTTCTAGAAATCCTAGATGTTTCCATTGAATTCACATGATTACCTGACATATGTGTCTATTTTTCAACATTAGTTCCAAGAAATCAGTTTTCATAACCGCTAGGGACATCAAGAGATGGTCAGTTAACGAATGAAAATCCCGGCCAGTTAACGTGTCACTAGTGTACTCGTATAGTTGAAACGCATAATTCACTCGCATTATCTGTGCGATGGTAGTAGCGTGGTTTGAAACAGTGGAATATGGACTCGCGACGTTAAAGAGACTCAACGACGATAAACGCGGTCAGATGAAGTTTAACAAGAGTGAAAGAGgcaagaagagaaaggaagtcgacaaagggaaaaagagagagaagaatagaaagagaaaggcaGAGAGAAtgagttaaataaattattgatgtGACCCTACCATGAGGATGCTGAGAGGGTTCGCCAGAGTCATCCATATTCCAAGAGTTGCTGATTTGATCTAGAGAGAACACAAAATAACAACGAATGTCAGGCATAGAGATAATTAAAGTGAATTATGCTGTGCCCCGTGCACGATCAGACAAATAGCCGTGGCCCGCTGCAACATGATAGCTGAATATCTCATTACACAGCTGTCTAGGTCAACGTTGcgcacaaaaaaaaaaaaaataattcctttcGATCAAGAAGAAACGACAATGATGCGACAAAGcctcgaagaaaaaaaaatgcgGATTATGAGCTATCTATGAGCTATCCGGTATCTTCCCGTTTCGATAACGAACATAC includes the following:
- the LOC132906721 gene encoding catenin delta-2 isoform X7; translation: MPQYTGQSDADYHGSNGQADTHSLHSSHLSVQEDPLLIRSHKQQTTQQVTNVSKVVREVSHMEPDPGAVSYMSVPLMSQDYQHADRRYPADSYMVGFEHYEPYLGYPPQPGYPGPHGIYMPRSHSPHSPHSPSEHSRASPPHEYLRKAAPYVEGGYNDIDPGLNPALQDHYRITPSPGGPGDQYDQISNSWNMDDSGEPSQHPHDENKVAYGYVSPSPYGPVGYGPGVGVGPVAVPSDVPGYDEGHPVPLTSGVPPGMFDDEVHLQRLQSRHPVVPGMASPLDDDQKSMRWRDPNLSEVIGFLSNPNNIIKANAAAYLQHLCYMDDPNKQKTRSLGGIPPLVQLLDHDNPDVYRNACGALRNLSYGRQNDENKRAIKNAGGVPALINLLRRTSDADVKELVTGVLWNLSSCEDLKKSIIDDGVTMVVNNIIIPHSGWDPSSSSGETCWSTVFRNASGVLRNVSSAGEYARKKLRECEGLVDALLYVVRSAIEKSNIGNKIVENCVCILRNLSYRCQEVEDPNYDKHPIQSTVQNRVAAPVKAYSLCQGENLGCFGGSKKKKDGQPVQKETTASRTTSPRTEPVRGMELLWQPEVVQSYLKLLQTCSNPETLEAAAGALQNLAACYWQPSIEIRAAVRKEKGLPILVELLRMEVDRVVCAVATALRNLAIDQRNKELIGKYAMRDLIQKLPSGNNQHDQGTSDDTIAAVLATLNEVIKKNAEFSRSLLDAGGVDRLMNITRQRQKYTPRVLKFAGQVLFTMWQHQELRDVYKKHGWKEQDFVTKTVAARNSGPNSPNNANSYDCSTLNRPMASQGSTRYEDRTIQRANMNSNNVGRPTIYQPQPKPGEPLYAQVNLEKKKKRQYELGVGQAQGQGPVVGSGVGVAAGAPTAGQWVADGVGVPDGSAATATVNVPPNSTAASAGDSWV